The Bacteroidota bacterium genome has a window encoding:
- a CDS encoding 30S ribosomal protein S18, with protein sequence MAASANEVRYLNPPAVDTNKKKYCRFKKNGIKYIDYKDATFLIKFVNEQGKMLPRRITGTSLKYQRKVAQAVKRARHLALMPYVSDMLK encoded by the coding sequence ATGGCAGCATCAGCAAATGAAGTCCGCTACCTCAACCCCCCGGCGGTGGACACCAACAAGAAGAAGTATTGCCGCTTCAAGAAAAACGGCATCAAGTACATTGATTACAAAGACGCGACCTTCCTGATCAAGTTCGTAAACGAACAGGGCAAGATGCTTCCGCGCCGCATTACCGGTACTTCCCTGAAGTACCAGCGTAAGGTGGCCCAGGCAGTAAAGCGTGCACGCCACCTGGCACTCATGCCGTACGTGAGCGATATGTTAAAATAA
- a CDS encoding 30S ribosomal protein S6, producing the protein MLNQYETVFIATPVLSEEQLMDAVNKFRKILTDHGSEIVHENNWGLRKLAYPIQKKNTGFYYLLEYKGPGEVISKLETEFKRDERIMRFLTVALDKHAIAYNVKKRKNAELKKQEEQTA; encoded by the coding sequence ATGTTAAACCAGTACGAGACGGTCTTCATCGCTACGCCTGTTCTTTCGGAAGAGCAGCTGATGGACGCCGTCAACAAATTCCGCAAAATCCTCACCGACCACGGTTCCGAGATTGTTCATGAGAACAATTGGGGATTGCGCAAGCTGGCTTACCCGATTCAAAAGAAGAACACCGGGTTCTATTACCTGCTCGAGTACAAAGGTCCGGGCGAGGTAATCTCCAAACTGGAGACGGAGTTCAAACGGGATGAGCGGATCATGCGCTTCCTCACTGTGGCACTGGACAAACACGCGATCGCGTACAACGTGAAGAAGCGTAAGAACGCTGAACTCAAGAAACAGGAGGAACAAACCGCTTAA